From Pseudodesulfovibrio nedwellii:
CGTCATGATGCGGGTCATGTCCCGTCGCCTGAAAGAAGCCATGGACATGATCGATTCCCTGTCACTCAAGCAGGTGCCGTCCCGATTGATGGCCTACTTCGAAAGCCGTCATCAGGAAGGACGTGTCACCCTTGATCTGTCATACCGGGAACTCGCCAAGATCATCGGCATCACTCCAGAGGCCCTCTCGCGCACCCTGCATAAAATGGTCGATGACAAGCTGATCGCCATGGATGGATCAGACATAATGCTTACAGGTACAGACAAAACAGACTGAACATCATAGAGTGTCATCAGCACCAATCAGAGGAGGGGACCATGACCGAATTCAGAACGGAAACAGACAGCCTCGGACCGATTGACGTTCCGGCCAATGCATTATGGGGAGCGCAGACACAACGCGCCCTGACCCTTTTTCGAATCGACAACGAACGCATGCCACAGGAAATGATCGTCCCATACGCCATTCTCAAAAAGGCATGCGCGCTCGCCAACCATAAAAAAAAGCACCTCGACACAAAAACCAAAGACTTGATCGCGCGAGTCTGTGACGAAATCATCGATGGACAACATCACGACATGTTCCCGCTTCCGGTCTGGATTTCCGGGTCCGGCACCCAATACAACATGAACGTCAACGAGGTCATAGCCAACCGGTGTTCTCAACTTGCCGAGCACCCCCTCGGGTCCAAGGGCCCGGTCCATCCCAACGACCACGTCAACAAAAGTCAATCAACTAACGATAACTTTCCGTCAGCCATGTATATGGCTGTTGCTATTCAAACTTTTTTGAAACTGCTTCCATCACTTCGTATTCTGAAAGACACATTTTTCACCAAGTCAAAAGAGTGGAAAGACATCGTCAAAATAGGCCGCACCCACATGCAGGACGCGACTCCTTTGACACTGGGACAGGAGTTTTCAGGATTCGGAACTATCCTCAAGGAAACCCTTTACAGACTCGATAACGCTTTGGGTGAAGTCTACTCCCTGCCACTGGGCGGCACCGCCGTTGGAACGGGTATCAACACCCATTCTGGATTTGATGAAGACGCCATTTACTTCATTTCCAAATTGACCGGACAACCATTTATTCCCGCAAGCAACAAATTCGCCTATCAAGGAAATCACGACGCGCTCGTGCAGTTTTCAGCCACCCTCAAAACCTTGGCCGTCGCCCTGAACAAAATTGCGAACGACATTCGGCTGCTAGCCTGCGGCCCCCGTACAGGTATTGCCGAGTTGATACTCCCGGCCAACGAACCCGGCTCGTCCATCATGCCGGGCAAGGTCAACCCGACACAGTGCGAAGCCCTGACCATGATTGCCATGCAGGTAATCGCCAATGACGCAGCCGTAACCATGGGCGGCAC
This genomic window contains:
- a CDS encoding class II fumarate hydratase; translated protein: MTEFRTETDSLGPIDVPANALWGAQTQRALTLFRIDNERMPQEMIVPYAILKKACALANHKKKHLDTKTKDLIARVCDEIIDGQHHDMFPLPVWISGSGTQYNMNVNEVIANRCSQLAEHPLGSKGPVHPNDHVNKSQSTNDNFPSAMYMAVAIQTFLKLLPSLRILKDTFFTKSKEWKDIVKIGRTHMQDATPLTLGQEFSGFGTILKETLYRLDNALGEVYSLPLGGTAVGTGINTHSGFDEDAIYFISKLTGQPFIPASNKFAYQGNHDALVQFSATLKTLAVALNKIANDIRLLACGPRTGIAELILPANEPGSSIMPGKVNPTQCEALTMIAMQVIANDAAVTMGGTSGALQMNAYKPLIIRNVLHSIRLLTDGMRSFRKHLLEGLEPNRERIESNLEQSLMLVTALAPTLGYEKAASIAHHAHETGQTLKEAALELGLISEQEFDLLVVPDNMVGPKD